The nucleotide sequence tttcttGAGTAATCACCATTCTTTCTATCAAAACATTACtatataaataaattctaaataCTGTATAGATGTATGCATAAATAAATCTGGAAATAAACTAACGTAAGTATAGTTTGTCAAAAATCCTACTTATGCAATACAACAACACTTTAGACCTGGGCTGTCAGATTTTccacttctttttttatattttctcgaGCAGTTTTTTCTCTGTCAGCCTGAAACTCCCTGGTTGCGTAAATATTGGGCATCAACAAAAGGCTCTTCAGAATCTGCAaagatacaaataaatacatataatgtattCCAAACTTTTCTCCTCCTTAAGGGGTGTTACTCCGCCCCACTAAAACAATGTGAATTTTTGCGTTACTTCAATCTCTTGCTACTTTTTGTTTCAAGATCGATTTTTTAAATTTAAGAAACCATTTGAAAGAGAATTCTATGCTCTAAAAGTTGTACACTGGAAATTTTCTTAGAATTcttatttgcttatatatacaatatgctgttccgtatattattttatcaatgtatagaaTTCACTTTCAAAGGTGACTATTTTTCATATGGAAGTTTTTCATTATGTCAAACAAGAAATTGACAGATTGTAGGCTGTAAAATGCCCTATACAGTATAGTATCTCATATTTGACTGACAAAAATCTATCAATACTAAAAAAAGTAGCAGCAAATTTTCTTTGAACATTTTGTGTTTTGAGAAATTGAACTTCAAAGCTTTTAAGTTGAGACAGGTTGAATATACTTTAGTATGCAAAAGAACGGGGTTTAAACAGTAGTTCTCCTCACAACTGGGGATCTTAAGGACATAATCAATATATCTCAAGGTTATTTACTAGGCAGCGATGAGCACCTtccctcaaatccagaaatatatacgCTTTATGTACCAAATGCCTACACAAGTAAGATGTTGCTGGCATGATATATTCTCGTCTGCATAATTTCTGGGAAAAGTTTACGCTTTAGGCATATCTAGTTATCGTCTCTGACAttttatgcatctttcagcatagCTAAGCATTaagattgtaaatatataaacgagcAGAGAAATACGGGCTTAAATGTTTTTCTTTCGTATGCAAAGTACTGTATGGGCTTTTAGCAGTAGTATTCCCCAACACTGGATATCATAAGgatataatcatcatatttcaagGTTATTTACTCCCTCAAAtcaagaaatatatactgtacacttgtACCAAAAGCCCACACGAATGTACACTTGTACCAAAAGCCCACACGAATAAGTCATTGCTAGCATAATATActctcattttcatattttctggCCAAATTTAATTATTGTCTCTGTCACTTTATGCATCTTACAAGACTTCGTATAATGAGGTAACGTTCGTCAAGTTCaacaatttattttatcattattttgtaatAGAATGTGAGAAACAAGTTAAACTAgagaaaaatctttaaaaagtaCTAAAATGTGAAATGACTAAATAAAAGTAGTCATCAGGACATAGATTATATAGAAGTGACTGAAAAATATCCCCTACAGTTTTTTAATTAGACTTACTGTACTCCATAAAaccaaaaagttaaaataaaataataaaaaaaaaaaaatgaaacgggaAAGAAAAATTGTAATGATGACGAGTACAGTATAACAATTTGACAGAGGAAACGAAAAGGAGAATTGTGACATAGATGTTGACAGCACTGCAGTCACAAATATGAGGCGACAAGCTATACGAACAAGTGGATAAGTAGATCTCACGTGTTATTGAATAATGAGTCTCAGGACATTTAaaattataaaacggattttgacatacaaaaaatctatttttgggtgagatagcatgtcgtcctgatggaagttcctttcggcagcttcctactgtctaatatttctgcgagtgatattacaagagaattaccgtcaggtatcacggggttctaaaccccggaatgactatcctatgatatcgtatataatcagggatgtatccgtagataaccatagatatctgcacccctaacagacttaacccagtctaggaatctaggtagaaggataggtgaggagccgttacatatcctctcccctcatggtgCTGCCCGTAACTGATGAcgtcattcctttgttcgcagcgatCCTACTTTGTGCGTAGTTTTTCAAGTGCGCTTATTTCAGCTTTTTTTGAGTAATTTAGTTGTTccagggggttagaaccctgtaatacctgacggtaattctctcgtaatatcactcgcaaaaatattatacactaggaagctgccggaaggaccttccatcaggacgacatggcttgagcccaaaaatatggtaaaaaatataaacaataagaatgagaagaaagagcAATAATCACTCACTTTGAGTCTAAGTTGATTATAAGCTGTTGTAGGCAGATGTATATATTCAGCTTGGATTTTAGTGGTATACTGCTCATACTCCGCAGGAGGACCTCCTAACACAGCCATGGTAAAGTCCAAGAAATAATGAGCATCTTCATCTCCTGATGCTCCCTCCGTCATGTGAGCGTCAGTCAAGTTGCTAACTGCTGCTTCCAGCAGGGATCGCACGGCAGACACAAAAGGAGAATCCttagcaaaagaaaagaaaaaaaaaaaaagataattcaacaGGATTCCATAAAAAAATCAACGACAACTTCAAGCTGACTCATAGCATTCTACACAAGAACATATTAACAAATTATAATCAAGTTAATTATTTCAATGCTCATCCCAAATTCATTAACCTACATAGTTTCttgatatttttgataaattttgggGTAAACGATAAAAATACTTCTGGAGAAGAAGCACTATGAACATCAGTCGAGTATAGAAGGAAAATATCTTAGATCTTCCCAAACTACAATATCCATCATATATCAATGTTCTGAGTAAATATGTCATTTCCAAATATTTTGCCCTTTCTTAATAGACACAAATACATATATGGatactactgtattgtatatttATGCAATAACAACCCTCTTTACATCAGTTCTGACTCTGTGTCGCTCATCAGcaagtattaaataaaaaaataaaattcaggtTACATACTTTTACCCAACCTTACATCGGTCTCTATGTCGTACAACCCTGAACTTCAAATGGAAGCTTATTGATGTAGTTGTGTGCTTTTATATAATACAGTAACTTGTTTTTGTGTTCATTACTTGTACAGGAAATGTTTAACTCACTTTATAGGGCAAAAATCCAACCTACGAATGAATAGAAGATATTTTCTAgtgtttttttatgatattttcaaaaCCAGAAAGGCCCATTAGTTTTTATTGGAATATTATGAACTTTTAAGAGTATTTTCTTCAGTGGAGgatggaaaaatgatattttgattataaaataaatttttgaatatacttacccggtgaatatataatagctgacgtctcggacggctcgacagaaacccaaaaactcgcgagcgatcgccgtgaaggttgtgggtgtgaccaccagcgccgactatcggccagataccgcatatacttgtaaactgctccagttcttctcattccgctgggtctctatcggggaggaagggagggcctttaatttatatattcactggataagtatattcaaaaatttattttataatcaaaatatcatttttaaatattaaacttagccggtgaatatataatagctgattcacacccatggtggtgggtagagaccagtattaatacaataaaggcgtatatgcttagggtttttgacaattatatcataacaaaacccaattaaatataggtacctggtaaggaagctgactctgacgattactctgccttattagtccgctttcctcacgaagcccagccatcctctcaggatgctgaaagactcccaggagctgttatatccagggcgaccacccatacaagaggacctcatcaaaacccttaatctgggcgctctcaagaaacgacatttgaccacccgccaaatcaaaaaggatgcgaaagacttctcagtcttccgtacaacccaagacaagattaaaaacatttcaagagaagattaaaaggatattggtattaagggaatgtagtggtagaaccctcacccactactgcactcgctgcaacgaatggacccagtgtgtagcagtcctcataaagaggctggacgtcttttaagtaaaatgaagcgaacaccgacttgctcctccaaaaggtcgcgtccataatacttcgcagagatctgttttgcttaaaggccacggaagttgctattgctcttacttcgtgcgtcttgaccttaagtaaacagcgatctttttcacttaagtgagaatgagcctctcggattaaaaatctaataaaatacgataaagcatttttagacataggcaatgatggcttcttaactgagcaccataatgcctcagatccacctcgtaaagatctggtacgagctaaataaaacttaagagctctaactgggcatagtactctttcaacctcgttacctacgatctctgataggcaaggaatatcaaaagatttaggccaaggacgagaaggcagttcatttttggccaagaaaccaagctgaagcgaacatgtggctttctctgtagagaagccgatgtttttactaatggcatggatctcactgacccatttagccgaagccaagcacaccaaaaaaagcgtcttgaggatgagatccttcagggaggctgaatgtaatggctcaaacctgtcggacataaggaaccttaggaccacgtctaagttccacccaggagttgccatacgacgctccttagaggtctcgaaggacttaaggagatctttattattggacagatctaagcctctatgtctgaacacagaagccaacatgctcctgtagcccttaatagtgggagcagagagggagcgaacatttctcagatgtaggagaaagtctgcaatttgggctacagaggtactggaagaggaaatggatgatgacttgcaccagtctctaaagacctcccacttcgactggtagaccttgatggtagaagctctcctagccctcgcaatcgctctggctgcctccttcgaaaatcctcgagctcttgagagtctttcgatagtctgaaggcagtcagacgaagcgcggggaggctttgatgaagactccttacgaggggctgccgtaagagatccatccttaaaggcagactccttggaacgtctaccagccattgaagtacctctgtgaaccactctctcgcgggccagaggggagcaaccaacgtcaaccttgtcccttcgtgagaggcgaacttctgcagtaccttgttgatgatcttgaacggcgggaaagcgtacgcgtccaggtgagaccagtccagcagaaaagcatctatgtgggcagcctctggatctgggactggagaacaataggtcgggagccttttggtcaacgaagtggcaaagaggtctatggtgggttggccccaagtcctccaaagactcttgcacacgtccctgtggagggtccattctgtagggatcacctgacctctccgactgagacagtccgccaagacgttcaagtccccctggatgaatcttgtcaacagtgagatgcctcgatcttttgaccaaatgagaaggtcccttgcgatgacgaacagtgcgtgggagtgagtgcctccttgcttggagatgtacgccaaagctgtggtgttgtccgaattgacttccaccactttgtttcgtagaagactctcgaaactcgtcaaggccaagtgaacagccaacagctccttgcagttgatgtgcaggctcctctgatccgacgtccaaagacccgaacattccagactgtccagagtcgctccccaacccaaatccgacgcgtctgagaacaacacgtggtttgggttcttgacagccagggacagaccctctcgcagacttatgttgctgtcccaccagttcaggcacgtttttactggctcggagatcgggattgacacagcttccaaagtcttgcccttgttcaaatgggagtctagatggaactggagagggcgaaggtgaagcctccctagtgagataaattgttccagggatgacagagtccctaggaggctcatccaacgtctcactgagcaacggtctttttttagcatgaggcggactttgagcagggcttgctctatcctggtggcagacggaaaagcccgaaaaactagactgcgaatctccatccccaaatagagaatcgtctgggagggattcagttgagacttttctaagttcaccaacagtcccaactccctTGCAAGggccaacgtccattgaaggtcctgcagacagcgatgacgggacgacgctctgagaagccagtcgtccaggtacagggaggctcgaattcccgataaatgaaggaattttgccacattcctcatgagccttgtaaatacgagaggagcagggctgaggccgaagcacagtgctcggaactggtacaccacattcctgtaaacaaaccttagatacggttgagaatccgggtgtataggaatgtggaagtacgcatcctgcaggtcgagagagaccatccagtctccctctctgaccgctgctaggacggacttcgtgatctccatcgtaaattttgttttcacaacaaaaacgttgagcgcactgacctCCAACCTCCTGAAtgttttgggactaggaagagacggttgtaaaatcccggtgattgaaggtccgagactttcaccaccgctcccttctctagcaactgagaaacctgctgatgtagagcttgtctccttgactcctctcgatacctgggagagaggtctaaagggactgttactagaggaggtctgcgtacaaaaggtattttgtacccctccttgagcaacaacacagactcttggtctgcacccctcttctcccaggcctgccagaagttgttcagtctggcccctaccactgtctgaggacgtgggcagtcagactctgccacgggaggacttggatcctctcctcttgcctctcttactgtcggcacgagcgcctcccctactgggggctctgccacgaaagggcgggataaacctcgtcgctggggtatctatcttgggtcttacgacataagacgatgaaggaacACCCTTACAAGTAGACGTACCCATCAggtcgtgggtgtccttctgcaccagagaagccacAATATCcctgatcaactgctgaggaaacaaggcagatgacaacggggcaaagaggagttccgacctttgacagggagttactcctgccgaaaggaacgagcaaagagtctccctcttcttcaggactccagccgtaaaggtagcggcgagctcattggagccatcacggatggctttgtccatgcaggacataataagcacggaaacatcctggtcggccgacgagatcttcctgcttaaggctcctagcgaccaatctaaaaagttaaaaacttcgaaggccctgtaaacccctttaaggagatggtcaaggtccgaggaggaccaataaactttagagcgtctcatggccaggcgacggggagagtctactaggcttgagaagtctccctgggcagaggcaggaactcccaagccgagaacttctcccgtgtcataccagacgctcgctctagaagccagtttaaaaggagggaaagcaaaggctgtcttccccaaactcctcctggtggtcaaccagtcgcctagcaaacgtaaagccctcttaaaagagcgagagagcactagcttagtaaacgaaggcttcgaagcagctaggccaagcgcaaactctgacggaggcgaacgaggagcagaagttacaaactggtctggaaaaagatccttaaaaatcaacatgattttcttaaagtccatagagggctgagcagctttaggctcttctccgtctgacaaaATGCctaaaggaatatcagtaggtggaggatcagcaacttcctcatctgaaggaacctcgtccgacaattgtcgagtctcatgaaagggagagacctgccgcggcggcaatgcttgacaggcaatgtcaacaagcaaaggagcagcagtagcagtcgaggaagcgacgtcatgccgctgctgaaaggactgaaaaccttgtgactgaccaacaacaacaacaggagttgatggacgctcgacgtcacgtcggaactgcatagactgcctagactgagcagtcaaaacaacctttgactgcggtgcttgacgctcaacgtcaaaacaacctttgactgcggtgcttgacgctcaacgtcaaaacaaggcaactgagcttgttggcgaacgtcctgaacgtcaacacgagactgcggcagcggctgaacgtcaacacgagactgcggcagcggctgaaagtcaacccGGGACTGCAGTGAGGGAGGAACAATGTCACGTGACtgtcgtgacaaactaccgacatcacgtttcgaagtgctaacgtcaaaaggacgagtaaaagctcgtttgggcggctgacggccagagtctcgattaGCGTAACTGCGATTCAAAAgagaaggatcatcgtgaacctgctcaacgttatACTCCTTCATAAGGGAGgaaagcttagtctgcatgtcctgcaggacaacccatttaggatcaacgggagtcgggacgggccgagacggtggtaacgtctgtgttggcaaaacattgcctttaacaAGActctcggaccccgtgttacgcttacgtttaacaggtgaacagtcttccgacgactgcaaaaggtcagagctgtcccaatggctacagccaggacgctggacctgtcctgaagggactgactttcgcttcaagggtctagaaaccttgcgccaaggtttcttttgcgaaaagccttcggatgacgaggagaacacagcctcgctcgtcttatggtaggggcgatcttgacgagaaacgcccgataccaaagagggaacgtctgtacgttggttaaagcctctcgtccccttaagtcctacgacattacttctccctggtgcaggggagcttgaaagaggtctcggactgggggagcgacaagcacgaacagacgaaccctcggtcgcaacactaaaaacactttgcgcacttatcactttgtcactacgattttctgatttgccactctgacacttcaataacttcacatctgaaatgagttggttacggtccgaagctaaggactcaactttctcgcctaaagcttgaatagcaagaaacatatcccgcatggacggttcatgagtgctagtagagggttcaggaacaactactacaggagaaggattaggttcaggggcatgggaggaggaaaattccaacgacctagaggagcttctcctcaccctatctctctccagcttacgagaatatttatcaaattcaagccagtcgaattccgacaagaccacgcactcatcacaccgatctcctaattgacaggatttaccccggcaattagaacaaacggtatgtgggtcgagagaggccttgggaagacgtttgttacaatccctagcattacatttgcgaaatttaggtccagggataggagaagggtcagccatattgaacaatcagagaaaaatccaaaacaatccaaagtcatcaacaataaacactagccaaaaaagggttcaagagttttaattgaagagaaaaacacccgtcacagcgaaagctcaaaacaaccaaaataaagtacttcaccaaaaatgacgaaaactcaaggtcaacagcgagcggaatcaacttgtcgataagaccgacagagaagaactggagctgtttacaagtatatgcggtatctggccgatagtcggcgctggtggtcacacccgcaaccttcacggcgatcgctcgcgggtttttgggtttctgtcgagccgtccgagacgtcagctattatatattcaccggctaagtttaatatttaaaaatacacttTCGATCGACCATAGTTTGCAGACTAAAACATCTCGCCGCTTGTTGAGAAGATGACTGAATAAGATTACGAAATGGTACCACTTCTAACAAAGCTCCATGTTTAATTTTTCCCCCTTTCATTTTGAAATCAGTACAGTACTGTAGAGTAATTCTTTTAAAAGCATGATATAAACTCAATGTTAAAGACCTGTTAGATAAACTAGTAAATTCTAAGCTAACAAAAAAATACACATCAATTTATACAATACCGTGCCTTGAAAAGGAGCACATAAaggataaaggttaaaggtgactggtttcgcttccggttccatcagaatagatgctcaccagaacgtcagccgggcaaggccaaccccccactgtggtgccctaccacagcagtagcctccccagtaaacagcttaaactcacggtcctgggcggggatcgatctcttgccacgttaccactgtactagtttaTGTTAGATTAAGAATTCAGTCAGTTTCATTCCACCCCAATGAAATGCGAAGGAGAATTAAACTGGACTTTACCTGATGACCTTCTCCTGCCTCAGATATGAACTCCTCAAATTTCTCTACGTTTTTGGTGTCGGCATCGCCAGAACGAGGGTTATAATCTAATCTGAAAGAAACACCTtgggtaaaatataataaaaaagtaactaGTCTATTTCTTTTAACAGTTATAATACAATGGGCAGCATATTTACCTTGAaaagtatctattattattattattatttgctaggctacaatcctaattggaaaagcaggatgctataagcccaggggctccaacagggaaaatagctcagtgaggaaaggaaatgaaaaaaattaaatattttaagaagagcaacaacattaaaataaatatctcctatataaactataaaaactttaacaaaacaagaggaaaagaattaggatagaatagtgcgcccgagtgcaccctcaagcaagaaacaaATTCTCTGATTATTTTAATATTCACACCAAACAACCAACTCTTTAAACCTTATATTCAGTTAGTGTCCAGCTTATCCACAATACAGTATGATATAAAATGATTCTGCTTTGATAAGGAAAATCTTTTCTCATTCAGAATAAAGGGAGAACCATAgcatatttgttttattcattCTCTGTATCCATAATGTATTCATGATAAAAATAACGGTTGCAATAGGAGCTGTAGCTGCTTTAATTGTACTGCTTTTGTATTTACAGTATACGCATACAATGATAAAGCTTGGTAAAGAGAACTTTAGTCCATAGATGGGCTGGATTTTCTTGAAAACCAGTACATTAGTACCACCAATAAAATCAGCTCTATCGTGATATTCAGAAAACATAAGGATTTTCCTTAAGATACTCCTACGTCAAAAATGTTACTTTGAGCCGCAAACTCAGCATGTGCAAGTACAGATATTAAAAGATTAATCATGTTAATATCCATCTGATGAAAAATTTCCGTTTTAAAGTCAAACATGATTACTTATATAGAATCCATGTCAAACAAAGGTTGTTACTAAAATACAAATTTgatttttactttataaaaatacATTCATGATTAGTACTAAAAAGAACTGTTTGTACAGTAGAGTACTTACTTGTGGAAGAATATAGCTAACGCTACAGCTTGGGGATCGGTCAGTTTTTCCTGATACTGGTGATAAAGACTGAACAGCTGCGATAGATATGCATGGCCATGGTAGACTCGCCCTTCCTCTGTGTACTGGCGACTGACAGCAGCCCACCAGCGTTCACTCACCGCACCGGGAGCAAAGCTTGTTGCAGAATCCCATTCACTTCTCAGATCTTCCATACTTAACTAGGGGTTTTTTTCTACATGAAAGAAAAAACTACCATCACTTATTTTGTTTCACCAATATCTCTTACATAAATGAGTAATGATAGCTAAAATGTCTTTAACCATTCTTAATATAAAGTTTGCTACCATAAAATTGCCCACTTTCATTTTATATGAAAAGgcaatttatttccatattcacctgatgttcatattacccaTAAAATCCTTAAACCTAAAATTTGTCCCATTTCCTTTCACTTTAACCAATACATGTCGTTTAACAAAGGAACAGAGCCCTCTAGCAGTAGCCTAAGTGGTAAGAGGACCAGGTTGTAgcattaggaaatatatttttccgtTTCGAAGTGGACATTATCCCTCGTCTTGACACTATGAGTTAGCGGGTAAGAGGGTGGACGTGTATCGAACATCAGgtcagtatagaaataaatttattattaaaattataattgtttctATCAATCTCCCCTGAGGTTCATATTGCTCAAAACCACACCCTGTTGAAGGTGAGGTGCAATTGAAGGAAAGAGTGTAATGATTTTTTTGTATAAGTAATGCAacaaggttaacccttttacccccaaaaggacgtactggtacgtttcacaaaagccatccctttgtccccatggacgtaccggtacgtccttgcaaaaaaatgctataaaaatttttttttcatatttttgataattttttgagaaaattcaggcattttccaagagattgagaccaacctgacctctctatgacaaaaattaaggctgttagagcaatttaaaaaaaatgatattttaattataaaataaatttttgaatatacttacccggtgaatatataatagctgctgctccggcggctcgacagaaaacactcaaaaactcgcgagcgatcgctatgaaggttgcgggtgtgcccaccagcgccaactatcggccagataccgcatatgcatgtaaacaagcctcaattcttctcatcccgctgcgtctctattggggaggaagggagggcctttaatttatatattcaccgggtaagtatacagtattcaaaaatttattttataattaaaatataatttttaaatatttaacttagccggtgaatatataatagctgattcacacccatggtggtgggtagagaccagagttaattaagtttacagcgtatatgcttagagtttttgagagttataacataacaaaacccaaatatataggtacctggtaaggaagttgacttagacgattactctgccttgttagtctgtcttcctcatgaagcccagcgatcctcttaggatgctgaaagactcacaggagctgaagtattaagggctgcaacccatacaacatgacctcatcaaacccctaatctgggcgctctcaagaaatgactttgaccacccgccaaatcaaccaggatgcgaaaggcttcttagccttccgtacaacccaaaaacaagattaaaaacatttcaagagacagattaaaaggatattggaattagggtaatgtagtggtagaaccctcacccactactgcactcgctgcaacgaatggacccagtgtgtagcagtcctcgtaaagagtctggacatcttttaagtaaaatgacgcgaataccgacttgcttctccaaaaggtcgcgtccataatactttgcagagatctattttgcttaaaggccacggaagttgctatagctcttacttcgtgtgtcttaaccttaagcaaacatcggtctttctcattcaagtgagaatgagcctctcgtattaaa is from Palaemon carinicauda isolate YSFRI2023 chromosome 13, ASM3689809v2, whole genome shotgun sequence and encodes:
- the LOC137652501 gene encoding uncharacterized protein, translating into MEDLRSEWDSATSFAPGAVSERWWAAVSRQYTEEGRVYHGHAYLSQLFSLYHQYQEKLTDPQAVALAIFFHKLDYNPRSGDADTKNVEKFEEFISEAGEGHQDSPFVSAVRSLLEAAVSNLTDAHMTEGASGDEDAHYFLDFTMAVLGGPPAEYEQYTTKIQAEYIHLPTTAYNQLRLKILKSLLLMPNIYATREFQADREKTARENIKKEVENLTAQV